A single region of the Leisingera thetidis genome encodes:
- a CDS encoding Crp/Fnr family transcriptional regulator: MHYGTLTATASVGRCRGCPVNHVGICAAAGEQASASFSSRAHLAGFRAGETIVPQGEEAGYGGIIVEGTVKIVNITEAGAAHVLQLLQPGEWAGPAFPERPGVAWDAASDVKICWIALPALEALLQKEPKLSRALLASAARQLNAQWDWAVLLRSGGTLCRIASWLLLEAGGAGAGLSNCSEGAVVVFDLRRRDLASLLDMTVETLCRGLSQLEQHQAIVMLTPKQAAVSNMGVLQRIAKGERGAGEGKAEPIGPLSNNSALVKHSLTATGEASISGA; the protein is encoded by the coding sequence ATGCATTACGGGACATTGACAGCCACTGCTTCTGTAGGGCGATGCCGGGGGTGCCCGGTCAACCACGTGGGTATTTGCGCAGCAGCGGGAGAACAGGCCTCTGCTTCATTTTCAAGTCGGGCTCATCTGGCCGGATTCCGGGCGGGAGAAACGATTGTGCCGCAGGGCGAAGAGGCTGGGTACGGCGGCATCATCGTGGAAGGCACGGTGAAAATCGTAAACATCACGGAAGCCGGCGCGGCGCATGTGCTGCAGCTGCTGCAACCGGGTGAATGGGCTGGCCCGGCGTTTCCGGAGCGGCCGGGCGTTGCCTGGGATGCCGCGAGCGATGTCAAAATTTGCTGGATAGCGCTGCCTGCGCTGGAGGCACTGTTGCAGAAGGAACCCAAGCTGAGCCGGGCGTTGCTTGCCTCCGCCGCCCGCCAGCTGAATGCACAGTGGGACTGGGCGGTTTTGCTGCGTAGCGGCGGCACGTTGTGCAGGATTGCCAGCTGGCTGTTGCTCGAGGCAGGGGGGGCAGGCGCTGGTCTGAGCAACTGTAGCGAAGGTGCCGTTGTGGTTTTCGACCTGCGGCGCCGCGACCTGGCCTCATTACTGGATATGACGGTGGAGACCCTGTGCCGAGGGCTAAGCCAGCTGGAGCAACACCAGGCCATTGTCATGCTGACGCCTAAACAGGCGGCGGTAAGCAATATGGGTGTGTTGCAGCGGATCGCCAAGGGCGAGCGTGGTGCAGGGGAGGGAAAGGCAGAACCGATCGGGCCGCTGTCGAATAACTCTGCTTTGGTGAAGCACTCGCTTACTGCCACCGGCGAAGCTTCCATTAGCGGTGCCTAA
- a CDS encoding SPW repeat protein has product MIAVNAILCQCGRLAVRQFVAISGKDAPLRRKHWQNWVITALGCWLAVTSWLHYSGPTDGGLAIPASWSFIAAGSAAAVLSAAAQYTSNNWEEWGCAAIGLWRDLSPRPLGFTDNEPVAWTAALSGGSIMVLVAWCIAQGPWRRKT; this is encoded by the coding sequence TTGATTGCCGTCAATGCAATCCTGTGCCAGTGCGGCAGACTGGCGGTAAGGCAGTTCGTTGCCATTTCGGGAAAGGACGCGCCGTTGAGACGCAAGCATTGGCAGAATTGGGTCATCACCGCCCTGGGTTGCTGGCTCGCCGTCACGTCGTGGCTTCATTATTCAGGACCGACCGACGGTGGCTTGGCCATCCCGGCCAGTTGGAGCTTCATCGCAGCCGGATCGGCAGCCGCAGTCCTGTCGGCGGCTGCCCAGTACACCAGCAACAACTGGGAGGAATGGGGCTGCGCGGCAATTGGTCTTTGGCGGGACCTCTCACCCAGGCCCCTTGGATTTACTGACAATGAGCCGGTGGCATGGACCGCGGCTCTAAGCGGCGGGTCTATCATGGTGCTGGTCGCTTGGTGCATCGCGCAGGGCCCCTGGCGGAGGAAAACCTGA
- the tnpC gene encoding IS66 family transposase yields the protein MSVEATPLPNDPAVLKAMIAALQAENQKMSASLRAHDLLVQALRVRIARLQKQKFGSSSEKIEREIEQLELALEDLQVALAEADELPPEGDDEPETDNQTPEPAEPRESRRRRPKVSQDTPRERRELDPGDSCPDCGGDLRVVGEDVSELIDMIAAQLKVIEIARIKKSCRRCERMVQSPAPSRPIPRSMAGPNLLAYVLTSKFDDHVPLYRQNEIFARMGADIPDTTLVDWCGGAMKTLAPLIEKIEAEIMASNLLHADDTPIRVLDRGRRDKGLGKGVKKGRIWAYVRDQRPWAGTAPPGAVYHFAPDWKEEHVLAHLSETSGILQADGYKGYAKLYAADLDGKSQFREAACWAHLRRDFHDVWTATKSAIAREALDRIGKLYDIEREISGKPAELRLAVRQKESKPKVDAFRDWAERQLTRIPGKSDLAKAFRYGLSRWASFTLFLEDGRVAIDNNPAERALRPIGVGRRNWLFAGSDTGGETLARAMTVIETAKMNGLDPQAYLADVLDRIHDHMVNRLAELLPWNWKPADQKRSEAA from the coding sequence ATGTCCGTAGAAGCCACGCCTCTCCCCAATGATCCCGCCGTTCTGAAGGCGATGATCGCCGCGTTGCAGGCGGAAAACCAAAAGATGTCCGCCAGTTTGCGGGCGCATGATCTGCTGGTTCAGGCGCTGCGCGTCCGGATTGCCAGATTGCAGAAGCAGAAATTCGGCTCCAGTTCGGAAAAGATCGAGCGGGAGATCGAGCAACTGGAACTGGCGCTGGAGGACCTGCAGGTTGCGCTCGCCGAGGCGGATGAACTGCCGCCGGAGGGCGATGATGAGCCGGAGACGGACAACCAGACCCCGGAACCAGCCGAACCGCGGGAGTCGAGGCGCCGCCGTCCGAAGGTGTCGCAGGACACGCCGCGCGAACGCCGCGAGCTTGACCCCGGCGACAGTTGCCCGGATTGCGGGGGCGATCTGCGTGTGGTCGGGGAGGATGTCAGCGAGCTGATCGACATGATTGCAGCCCAGCTGAAGGTCATCGAGATCGCGCGTATCAAGAAATCCTGCCGGCGCTGCGAGCGTATGGTTCAAAGCCCGGCACCCAGCCGTCCGATCCCACGGAGCATGGCGGGCCCGAACCTTCTGGCTTATGTGCTGACCTCGAAGTTCGACGACCACGTGCCGTTGTATCGTCAGAACGAGATCTTCGCCCGCATGGGGGCAGACATCCCTGACACGACCCTGGTCGACTGGTGCGGCGGGGCAATGAAGACGCTGGCGCCGCTGATCGAGAAGATCGAGGCCGAGATCATGGCCAGCAATCTTCTGCACGCAGATGACACGCCCATCCGGGTTCTCGATCGCGGCCGCCGCGACAAGGGGCTCGGAAAGGGCGTCAAGAAAGGCCGGATCTGGGCCTATGTCCGGGATCAGCGCCCATGGGCGGGCACGGCCCCGCCGGGTGCGGTCTATCACTTTGCCCCGGACTGGAAGGAAGAGCATGTCCTCGCCCATCTTAGCGAGACCAGCGGCATTCTCCAGGCTGATGGCTACAAGGGGTATGCCAAGCTCTATGCCGCGGACCTGGACGGCAAGAGCCAGTTCCGGGAGGCCGCGTGCTGGGCGCATCTTCGCCGCGACTTTCACGATGTCTGGACCGCGACGAAATCCGCAATCGCGCGCGAGGCGCTCGACCGTATCGGCAAGCTCTACGACATCGAACGGGAAATCAGCGGCAAGCCTGCCGAACTGCGGCTGGCCGTGCGCCAAAAGGAAAGCAAGCCCAAGGTTGATGCGTTCCGGGACTGGGCCGAAAGGCAGCTCACCCGTATTCCCGGTAAGAGTGATCTGGCCAAGGCGTTCCGCTACGGGCTGAGCCGCTGGGCTTCATTCACGCTGTTTCTGGAGGACGGGCGCGTGGCCATCGACAACAATCCCGCCGAGCGCGCGCTGCGGCCCATTGGCGTTGGCAGGCGGAACTGGCTATTCGCGGGTTCGGATACCGGCGGTGAAACGCTCGCCCGCGCCATGACCGTCATCGAGACGGCAAAGATGAACGGCCTCGATCCGCAGGCCTACCTCGCAGATGTCTTGGACCGTATCCACGATCACATGGTCAACCGGCTGGCCGAATTACTCCCTTGGAACTGGAAGCCGGCAGATCAGAAACGCAGCGAGGCTGCGTGA
- the tnpA gene encoding IS66-like element accessory protein TnpA, whose translation MLSVGVNGATVSQVAQRHEIRRQQIYAWRYELRRKGLLTPDDATLFLPVDITSPPEPPEACAPEASLALIEVVLRNGRSLRVDAHVDAAVLTRLIQAVEAA comes from the coding sequence GTGCTTTCGGTCGGGGTGAACGGCGCGACCGTGTCGCAGGTCGCACAGCGCCACGAGATCAGGCGGCAGCAGATCTATGCCTGGCGATACGAGCTGAGGAGGAAGGGGCTTCTGACGCCAGACGACGCGACGCTATTCCTGCCCGTCGATATTACGTCGCCGCCGGAACCGCCGGAAGCGTGCGCCCCTGAAGCGAGCTTGGCGTTGATTGAGGTGGTTCTGCGCAATGGTCGCAGCTTGCGGGTCGATGCCCATGTGGATGCGGCGGTGCTGACCCGTTTGATCCAGGCGGTGGAGGCGGCATGA
- a CDS encoding DMT family transporter translates to MKDMLTHYPVWMLIFVRSIVALLTLLPLVLWLGAPHRIFTPLWPWYLARAVLFASGFAMFYSAFPFMGLAEVTTLFFSAPLMTATLAAVFLQEKIGLHRAAALLVGFAGVVIAMNPAGGSFDWIAILPLLCALTYAISQTIVRKIGEQDTSLTIGLYTISFSGVLIIPMGYAVSQMIEITPELSHLRMGWPVPQAEGIAMLALLGSIGTVAYTLVSRAYQIANASVIAPFDYSYLPLAAALGYLLWGEVPPNTTFVGMVLIVVSGMYTAYRELRVNRTTAGNPPTAQTVFTPGAPAVVLADALDAEAVELNEADE, encoded by the coding sequence ATGAAAGACATGCTGACCCATTATCCGGTGTGGATGCTGATTTTTGTCCGGTCCATCGTCGCCTTGTTAACTCTACTGCCGCTCGTCCTTTGGCTAGGTGCGCCGCATCGCATCTTCACCCCTCTCTGGCCGTGGTATTTGGCGCGCGCCGTGCTATTTGCCTCCGGATTCGCGATGTTCTATTCAGCATTTCCCTTCATGGGACTGGCTGAGGTCACTACACTGTTCTTTTCGGCACCTCTGATGACCGCGACGCTTGCGGCCGTTTTCCTGCAAGAAAAGATCGGGCTTCACCGTGCAGCAGCACTGCTTGTTGGCTTCGCAGGTGTTGTCATTGCGATGAACCCGGCAGGCGGCAGCTTTGACTGGATTGCCATCCTGCCGCTTCTGTGCGCTCTCACCTACGCAATCAGTCAGACAATTGTGCGCAAGATCGGAGAGCAAGACACCTCTCTGACCATCGGTCTCTACACCATCTCATTCTCGGGCGTTCTTATCATACCGATGGGATACGCGGTGTCGCAGATGATTGAGATCACACCTGAACTGAGTCACCTCCGTATGGGCTGGCCGGTACCTCAGGCGGAGGGCATCGCTATGCTCGCTTTATTAGGGAGTATCGGAACAGTGGCCTACACCCTGGTCTCCCGCGCCTATCAGATAGCAAATGCGAGTGTGATCGCACCTTTTGACTACAGCTATCTGCCTCTGGCTGCGGCCCTCGGCTATCTGCTATGGGGGGAGGTGCCGCCCAACACCACTTTCGTCGGAATGGTGCTGATCGTGGTGAGCGGGATGTATACCGCTTATCGGGAACTGCGCGTCAACCGAACCACCGCCGGCAATCCCCCCACCGCCCAGACGGTCTTCACCCCGGGCGCGCCCGCAGTGGTATTGGCGGATGCGCTTGATGCAGAGGCAGTAGAGCTGAATGAAGCTGACGAATAA
- the lon gene encoding endopeptidase La, with product MNQASASEMAPLQEMQNVPLPEDGLILLPVREVVAFPGTVFPVSTGRAKSIAAIQQAIRQSRPVGLLLQRNPAVSDPGAEDLFRIGCTANILRLMTSPDGGHHIICQGVTRFRLIELLKGPPFPVGRVLSLPDVTSHQPQVEARFLHLRSQAAELLSLLPQSPAGLEEAAHAATEPGALADLAAAYTDIPIEERQEILETVDIAARLDKVSKILARRLEVLRITREISEQTRAAFDERHREAILREQLAAIQHELGEDGGNAEEIAQLGEAITRAGMPPEAEAMARKELARYARLSDAAGEGAVLRNWLDWMVELPWQVPSSQPVSLIQARGILNADHYGLEKVKARIIEFLAVRKLSPESRAPILCFAGPPGVGKTSLGQSIARALGRAFGRVSLGGVHDAAEIRGHRRTYIGALPGSIVQAVRRARSRDCVLMLDEIDKLGHGIQGDPSAALLEVLDPEQNSTFRDNYLGVDFDLSRVVFLTTANMLEGIPRPLLDRMEVISLPGYTEEEKLEIAKRYLVPRQLRANGLMYERLRFTPPALRLMIRSYTREAGVRQLERQIGAVLRAAAVRYAEGKPAKSKLGAEQVEAALGAPLFENETAPRTSTPGVATGLAWTPAGGDILFIEASRAPGKGRLILTGQLGAVMRESAQTALSLLKAQAGSLGLEANSFDSLDIHVHVPAGATPKDGPSAGVAIYTALVSLFLDRTVRSDTAMTGEISLRGVVLPVGGIKEKVLAAAAAGITRVMLPARNRRDLEDIPESTRKHLDFIWLETAGEALRKALQRAERRKGAAAGNSES from the coding sequence ATGAATCAGGCCAGCGCTTCAGAAATGGCCCCGCTGCAGGAAATGCAGAACGTTCCGCTGCCGGAAGACGGGTTGATTCTGCTGCCGGTGCGCGAGGTGGTCGCCTTTCCCGGAACAGTCTTCCCGGTCTCTACCGGGCGGGCCAAATCCATTGCGGCAATCCAGCAGGCGATCCGCCAGTCGCGGCCTGTAGGGCTGCTGCTTCAGCGCAACCCGGCGGTCAGCGATCCGGGGGCAGAGGACCTGTTCCGCATTGGCTGCACTGCGAATATCCTTCGGCTGATGACCTCGCCCGACGGCGGGCATCATATAATCTGCCAGGGGGTGACCCGGTTCAGACTGATCGAATTGCTGAAGGGGCCGCCGTTTCCGGTTGGCCGGGTGCTGAGCCTGCCGGACGTGACCAGCCATCAGCCTCAGGTCGAGGCCCGGTTTTTGCATCTCAGAAGTCAAGCGGCAGAGCTGCTGTCGCTGTTGCCGCAGAGCCCTGCTGGCTTGGAAGAGGCAGCACATGCAGCCACCGAGCCGGGCGCGCTGGCGGATCTGGCAGCGGCTTATACCGACATCCCAATTGAGGAGCGGCAAGAGATCCTTGAAACCGTCGATATTGCTGCCCGGCTGGACAAGGTGTCGAAGATCCTGGCAAGGCGGCTGGAAGTGCTGCGCATCACCCGTGAGATCAGCGAACAGACACGTGCCGCCTTTGATGAGCGCCACCGCGAGGCAATCCTGCGCGAGCAGCTGGCGGCAATTCAGCATGAGCTGGGCGAGGATGGCGGCAATGCGGAGGAGATTGCTCAACTGGGCGAGGCGATCACCCGGGCGGGAATGCCGCCGGAAGCCGAGGCAATGGCCCGCAAGGAACTGGCCCGCTACGCGCGCCTGTCTGACGCTGCGGGGGAGGGGGCGGTTCTGAGAAACTGGCTCGACTGGATGGTGGAATTGCCCTGGCAGGTGCCAAGCAGCCAGCCGGTCAGCCTGATTCAGGCGCGGGGCATTCTGAACGCCGACCACTACGGATTGGAAAAAGTCAAAGCGCGGATCATTGAGTTCCTGGCTGTGCGCAAGTTGTCACCTGAGAGCCGGGCGCCGATCCTGTGCTTTGCCGGGCCGCCAGGGGTTGGCAAGACCTCCCTGGGCCAATCGATTGCGCGTGCCCTGGGGCGGGCCTTTGGCCGGGTCAGTCTGGGCGGTGTGCATGACGCGGCGGAGATCCGCGGCCACCGGAGAACCTATATCGGGGCGCTGCCGGGCAGCATTGTTCAGGCCGTGCGGCGGGCGCGCAGCCGCGACTGCGTACTGATGCTGGATGAAATCGACAAGCTGGGCCACGGCATCCAGGGCGATCCCTCTGCAGCGCTTCTGGAGGTGCTGGACCCGGAGCAGAACAGCACCTTCCGCGACAATTACCTCGGAGTGGATTTTGACCTGTCGCGGGTGGTGTTCCTGACCACTGCCAATATGCTGGAGGGCATTCCGCGGCCGCTCCTGGACCGGATGGAGGTAATCAGCCTGCCGGGCTACACCGAGGAAGAAAAGCTGGAGATCGCCAAGCGCTATCTGGTGCCGCGTCAGCTGAGGGCCAACGGACTAATGTATGAGCGTCTCCGGTTCACACCGCCGGCGCTGCGTCTGATGATCCGCAGCTACACCAGGGAAGCCGGGGTGCGGCAGCTGGAGCGCCAGATCGGGGCCGTCCTGCGGGCTGCCGCAGTCCGCTATGCTGAAGGCAAGCCGGCCAAAAGCAAGCTTGGGGCGGAGCAGGTGGAGGCCGCACTGGGGGCGCCGCTGTTTGAAAATGAGACCGCGCCTCGCACCAGCACGCCGGGGGTTGCCACTGGGCTGGCCTGGACACCTGCCGGCGGCGACATCCTGTTTATCGAGGCTAGCCGCGCACCGGGCAAGGGGCGGCTGATCCTCACCGGCCAGTTGGGGGCGGTGATGCGGGAGAGTGCCCAGACCGCACTGTCGCTTTTGAAGGCGCAGGCCGGGAGCCTGGGGCTGGAAGCCAATAGCTTTGACAGCCTTGACATTCACGTCCACGTGCCCGCCGGGGCCACGCCCAAGGACGGCCCTAGCGCCGGGGTGGCGATTTACACCGCGCTGGTTTCCTTGTTTTTGGACCGAACTGTGCGCAGCGATACTGCGATGACCGGAGAGATTTCGTTACGAGGGGTCGTTCTGCCTGTGGGCGGAATCAAGGAAAAAGTGCTGGCTGCCGCTGCGGCGGGGATCACCCGGGTGATGCTGCCTGCCCGCAACCGGCGCGATCTGGAGGACATTCCCGAGAGTACCCGCAAGCATCTTGATTTTATCTGGCTCGAAACTGCCGGAGAGGCGCTGCGCAAGGCGCTGCAACGCGCTGAGCGTAGAAAGGGCGCAGCGGCTGGAAATTCAGAAAGTTAG
- a CDS encoding alanine/ornithine racemase family PLP-dependent enzyme yields the protein MTAPRIEIDLGKIRDNTRWLVERLKPCGITVTGVTKAVCGHPGVARAMLEGGAIGLADARLASVRRMRKAGLTCPILMIRTPMLSQVGHIVETCEASFNTETSIIAKLAAAALRRGTSHEIILMVEMGDQREGIMPEDLTDAALHVTRTPGVLLKGIGANFACLADAAPNSAMMAALSSLADDIEQVCGPFAEVVSGGSSANLPWAFGGAPAGRINNLRIGEAILLGTDPVSGHPISGLHTDAFTLLAEVIETKIKSKPVPLKLSDPALSALSLVPGNHWTTRSILALGLQDTDAAGLTFPPAVTFAGATSDHIVVETTNCPLRIGSEMPLQMSYSALVRAMAAPDVSKVLHRNTPLTEGAAGSRNCRLPEFF from the coding sequence ATGACCGCGCCGCGTATCGAAATTGACCTGGGTAAAATCCGCGACAACACACGATGGCTCGTGGAGCGCCTGAAGCCCTGCGGAATTACCGTGACCGGTGTGACAAAAGCCGTGTGCGGCCATCCTGGTGTTGCAAGGGCGATGCTTGAAGGCGGCGCGATCGGATTGGCAGATGCGCGGCTTGCAAGTGTAAGACGCATGCGCAAAGCAGGGCTGACCTGTCCGATCCTGATGATCCGGACCCCGATGCTGAGCCAGGTCGGGCATATCGTCGAAACTTGTGAAGCAAGCTTCAATACAGAGACCAGCATTATAGCGAAGCTTGCCGCTGCGGCCCTGCGCAGAGGCACCAGCCACGAGATAATTCTGATGGTGGAAATGGGCGATCAGCGGGAGGGCATCATGCCCGAGGATCTGACTGACGCTGCCCTTCACGTCACCAGGACGCCGGGTGTGCTTCTCAAAGGTATTGGTGCAAATTTCGCCTGTCTGGCTGATGCAGCCCCCAACTCCGCGATGATGGCGGCACTCTCATCCCTTGCTGATGACATTGAGCAGGTGTGCGGCCCCTTCGCCGAAGTGGTTTCCGGGGGCAGTTCCGCAAACCTGCCATGGGCATTCGGTGGCGCGCCCGCAGGCCGGATCAACAATTTGCGCATAGGCGAGGCTATCCTGCTGGGAACTGACCCTGTTTCGGGACACCCGATCAGCGGGCTTCATACAGATGCTTTCACACTGCTGGCTGAGGTGATCGAGACGAAAATCAAATCAAAGCCGGTACCGCTGAAATTATCCGACCCGGCCCTCTCGGCGCTGAGCCTGGTGCCAGGCAATCATTGGACAACCCGCTCGATCCTGGCCCTCGGGCTGCAAGACACCGACGCTGCAGGGCTGACCTTTCCACCGGCTGTTACCTTTGCCGGTGCAACCAGCGATCACATTGTGGTTGAGACGACCAATTGCCCCCTTCGCATCGGCAGCGAGATGCCGTTGCAAATGAGCTACAGCGCCCTTGTGCGCGCCATGGCAGCCCCTGATGTTTCGAAAGTTTTGCACAGAAATACACCATTGACAGAAGGTGCGGCCGGCAGCCGCAATTGCCGGCTTCCGGAGTTTTTTTGA
- a CDS encoding DUF1611 domain-containing protein — METAVKAGRPVWQNASGPQLRSSERSQKPGDPPAARIPTAIVYCEGNFARVDGKTANGLVRHSHAYRILSVIDSHHAGGDSGQILDGALNHIPVFGDLEAAVTHEAAIPDTLIYGMAPSDGKLSADDRRVVLVAVSLGMNIVSGLHEYLGDDPEIASAAKSRNVSLRDIRKPRNSKDMRLFDGSVANVKAIRIAVLGTDCAIGKRTTATLLARELNAQGIKTVLVGTGQTGLMQGAKYGVAMDAVPPQFCCGELEGAIVAASEGEQPDVILIEGQGALSHPAFCTSAFILRGSQPDAVILQHAPKRAHRCDFPNMAMPDPGDEIALIEAFADTKVIGVTLNHEGMTEEEITAAIKDHAGTLDLPVSDALSRPAAHLAELVLSAYPQLRPVNIAAAL; from the coding sequence ATGGAAACCGCAGTCAAAGCGGGAAGGCCGGTATGGCAAAATGCCAGCGGTCCGCAACTACGATCATCTGAACGCTCTCAGAAACCGGGCGATCCCCCTGCCGCTCGCATCCCTACCGCAATCGTGTACTGCGAAGGGAATTTCGCACGTGTCGACGGCAAGACAGCAAACGGGCTTGTCCGGCACTCACACGCCTATCGCATACTCTCGGTGATCGACAGCCATCACGCAGGGGGCGACAGCGGGCAGATCCTTGACGGCGCCCTGAACCACATTCCAGTCTTTGGCGATCTTGAAGCGGCAGTTACTCACGAGGCAGCCATTCCTGACACGCTGATCTATGGGATGGCTCCGTCAGACGGAAAATTGTCGGCGGATGACCGCCGTGTTGTGCTGGTTGCAGTATCTTTAGGGATGAACATCGTCAGCGGGCTGCATGAATACCTTGGCGACGACCCGGAAATCGCCTCGGCTGCCAAATCGCGCAACGTCTCTCTTCGCGATATCCGCAAACCCCGGAACAGCAAGGACATGCGCCTGTTTGACGGCAGTGTAGCGAATGTGAAGGCAATCCGTATTGCTGTACTAGGGACCGATTGTGCTATTGGAAAGCGGACGACGGCAACGCTTCTTGCCCGCGAACTGAATGCGCAAGGGATCAAGACTGTCCTGGTTGGCACCGGCCAGACCGGCCTAATGCAGGGTGCCAAATACGGCGTAGCAATGGACGCTGTGCCGCCGCAATTCTGCTGCGGGGAACTTGAAGGGGCCATTGTTGCGGCATCCGAAGGTGAACAGCCAGACGTCATTCTGATCGAAGGCCAGGGCGCACTCAGCCATCCGGCATTCTGCACCTCTGCATTCATTCTGCGCGGCAGCCAGCCGGACGCAGTGATCCTTCAGCACGCACCCAAACGGGCGCACCGTTGCGACTTTCCGAACATGGCAATGCCTGATCCCGGTGACGAGATCGCTTTGATCGAGGCCTTTGCGGACACCAAGGTGATCGGCGTGACGCTCAATCACGAGGGGATGACCGAAGAGGAAATCACCGCCGCCATCAAGGACCATGCCGGCACTCTGGACCTTCCTGTCAGCGATGCCCTCAGCCGTCCCGCGGCGCATCTGGCTGAACTTGTACTGTCCGCATATCCCCAGTTGCGGCCGGTGAATATTGCGGCAGCGCTATGA
- the tnpB gene encoding IS66 family insertion sequence element accessory protein TnpB (TnpB, as the term is used for proteins encoded by IS66 family insertion elements, is considered an accessory protein, since TnpC, encoded by a neighboring gene, is a DDE family transposase.), translating into MIGPGTGIRVYLACGHTDMRKGIAGLSAIAQDVLRQRPSNGAVFAFRGRRGDRVKLLYWDGQGFCLYYKVLEKGRFPWPAATDGSVRLTAAQLAMLWEGIDWRRPDWGAPPARTG; encoded by the coding sequence ATGATCGGCCCGGGCACCGGCATTCGCGTTTACCTGGCCTGCGGTCACACTGATATGCGCAAAGGTATCGCGGGGCTTTCAGCGATCGCGCAGGATGTCTTGAGGCAGCGGCCATCGAACGGTGCCGTGTTCGCGTTTCGAGGGCGCCGCGGCGACAGGGTGAAGCTTCTGTATTGGGATGGCCAGGGCTTTTGCCTGTATTACAAAGTCCTGGAGAAGGGTCGTTTCCCATGGCCTGCGGCGACGGATGGCAGCGTGCGTCTGACCGCCGCTCAATTGGCCATGCTCTGGGAGGGGATCGACTGGCGCAGGCCGGATTGGGGCGCGCCACCAGCCCGGACGGGCTGA
- a CDS encoding Crp/Fnr family transcriptional regulator — protein sequence MNAIKNSPFTRKLSAFAVLSEDELAVLERLHQRRRIFAAGSDLVHQGQPGQAAYILSSGWACSYKIQQEGSRQIVDFQIPGDFLGLRSVLLRTSDHSIEPIVEIEAAEVLAEDLLGAFADTPRLAAAILWAASRDEAMVVEHLVGLGRRDADARMAHFLLELGARLALVGMGSKAGYACPLTQYHLADALGLTAVHVNRVLRQLRERDLVTFRDGYVKFGSFDRLVALADFDPAYLDQTGPLLT from the coding sequence ATGAACGCCATCAAAAACAGCCCGTTTACAAGAAAGCTATCAGCTTTTGCCGTATTGTCAGAAGATGAGCTTGCCGTGCTGGAGCGTTTGCACCAGCGCCGCAGAATTTTTGCTGCCGGGAGCGACCTTGTGCATCAGGGTCAGCCGGGACAAGCTGCCTACATTCTGTCCTCCGGCTGGGCCTGCTCCTATAAGATCCAGCAGGAGGGATCGCGCCAGATCGTTGACTTCCAGATACCGGGAGATTTCCTGGGATTGCGCAGCGTTCTGCTGCGCACCTCTGACCATAGCATTGAACCTATCGTGGAGATCGAAGCCGCCGAAGTTTTGGCGGAAGACCTTCTAGGGGCATTTGCCGATACGCCAAGGCTGGCGGCAGCCATACTTTGGGCCGCGTCCCGGGACGAAGCAATGGTGGTTGAGCATCTTGTGGGACTTGGGCGCCGTGATGCGGATGCCCGAATGGCACATTTCCTGCTGGAACTTGGTGCGAGGCTGGCTCTCGTCGGGATGGGAAGCAAAGCGGGCTACGCCTGCCCGTTAACGCAATACCACCTGGCCGACGCGCTGGGATTGACCGCAGTCCATGTGAATCGTGTCCTGCGCCAACTGCGGGAACGAGATCTGGTCACCTTCCGCGACGGTTATGTGAAGTTCGGCAGTTTCGACCGCCTGGTGGCGCTGGCGGATTTCGACCCGGCATATCTGGATCAGACTGGACCGCTTCTTACATGA
- a CDS encoding Hsp20/alpha crystallin family protein: protein MMLSDAIAQLAATEKFCRQLFLLTSLQDGQPCWEPPVDLLETNGELLVYVVLPGAKADDVEVRIRNDELIIRGQREPPPELCHATVIRLELPFGRFERRIPIPPGTYAVKRQTVRGHLLIRLSKSGQGETA, encoded by the coding sequence ATGATGCTTTCCGACGCGATTGCGCAGCTTGCGGCGACAGAGAAGTTCTGCCGCCAGCTGTTTCTGCTCACTTCCCTGCAAGACGGGCAGCCTTGCTGGGAACCGCCGGTGGATCTCTTGGAAACCAACGGCGAGCTGCTTGTTTATGTGGTGCTGCCAGGCGCCAAGGCCGATGACGTTGAGGTGCGCATTAGAAATGACGAACTGATCATCCGGGGGCAGCGGGAACCGCCGCCGGAGCTGTGCCATGCCACTGTGATCCGGCTGGAGCTGCCCTTTGGCCGGTTCGAGCGGCGTATTCCGATCCCGCCGGGCACCTATGCCGTCAAGCGGCAGACGGTGCGGGGGCATCTGCTGATCCGGCTGTCCAAGAGCGGACAGGGAGAGACGGCATGA